From a region of the Pongo abelii isolate AG06213 chromosome 9, NHGRI_mPonAbe1-v2.0_pri, whole genome shotgun sequence genome:
- the GANAB gene encoding neutral alpha-glucosidase AB isoform X2: MAAVAAVAARRRRSWASLILAFLGVCLGITLAVDRSNFKTCEESSFCKRQRSIRPGLSPYRALLDSLQLGPDSLTVHLIHEVTKVLLVLELQGLQKNMTRFRIDELEARRPRYRVPDVLVADPPVARLSVSGRDDNSVELTMAEGPYKIILTAQPFRLDLLEDRSLLLSVNARGLLEFEHQRAPRVSFSDKVSLTLGSIWDKIKNLFSRQGSKDPAEGDGAQPEETPGDGDKPEETQGKAEKDEPGAWEETFKTHSDSKPYGPMSVGLDFSLPGMEHVYGIPEHADNLRLKVTEGGEPYRLYNLDVFQYELYNPMALYGSVPVLLAHNPHRDLGIFWLNAAETWVDISSNTAGKTLFGKMMDYLQGSGETPQTDVRWMSETGIIDVFLLLGPSISDVFRQYASLTGTQALPPLFSLGYHQSRWNYRDEADVLEVDQGFDDHNLPCDVIWLDIEHADGKRYFTWDPSRFPQPRTMLERLASKRRKLVAIVDPHIKVDSGYRVHEELRNLGLYVKTRDGSDYEGWCWPGSAGYPDFTNPTMRAWWANMFSYDNYEGSAPNLFVWNDMNEPSVFNGPEVTMLKDAQHYGGWEHRDVHNIYGLYVHMATADGLRQRSGGMERPFVLARAFFAGSQRFGAVWTGDNTAEWDHLKISIPMCLSLGLVGLSFCGADVGGFFKNPEPELLVRWYQMGAYQPFFRAHAHLDTGRREPWLLPSQHNDIIRDALGQRYSLLPFWYTLLYQAHREGIPVMRPLWVQYPQDVTTFNIDDQYLLGDALLVHPVSDPGAHGVQVYLPGQGEVWYDIQSYQKHHGPQTLYLPVTLSSIPVFQRGGTVVPRWMRVRRSSECMKDDPITLFVALSPQGTAQGELFLDDGHTFNYQTRQEFLLRRFSFSGNTLVSSSADPAGHFETPIWIERVVIIGAGKPAAVVLQTKGSPESRLSFQHDPETSVLVLRKPGVNVASDWSIHLR; this comes from the exons ATGGCGGCGGTAGCGGCAGTGGCGGCGCGTAGGAGGCG GTCTTGGGCATCTTTGATACTGGCTTTTTTAGGGGTCTGCCTGGGGATTACCCTTGCTGTGGATAGAAGCAACTTTAAGACCTGTGAAGAGAGTTCTTTCTGCAA GCGACAGAGAAGCATACGGCCAGGCCTCTCTCCATACCGAGCCTTGCTGGACTCTCTACAGCTTGGTCCTGATTCCCTCACGGTCCATCTGATCCATGAGGTCACCAAG GTGTTGCTGGTGCTAGAGCTTCAGGGGCTTCAAAAGAACATGACTCGGTTCAGGATTGATGAGCTGGAGGCTCGGCGACCCCGATACCGTGTGCCAGATGTTTTGGTGGCTGATCCGCCAGTAGCCCG GCTTTCTGTCTCTGGTCGTGATGACAACAGTGTGGAGTTAACCATGGCTGAGGGACCCTACAAGATCATCTTGACAGCACAGCCATTCCGCCTTGACCTACTAGAGGACCGAAGTCTTCTGCTTAGTGTCAATGCCCGAGGACTCTTGGAGTTTGAGCACCAGAGGGCCCCTAGGGTCTC TTTCTCGGATAAGGTTAGTCTCACGCTTGGTAGCATATGGGATAAGATCAAGAACCTTTTCTCTAG GCAAGGATCAAAAGACCCAGCTGAGGGCGATGGGGCCCAGCCTGAGGAAACACCTGGGGATGGCGACAAG CCAGAGGAGACTCaggggaaggcagagaaagaTGAGCCAGGAGCCTGGGAGGAGACATTCAAAACTCACTCTGACAGCAAGCCGTATG gCCCCATGTCTGTGGGTTTGGACTTCTCTCTGCCAGGCATGGAGCATGTCTATGGGATCCCTGAGCATGCAGACAATCTGAGGCTGAAGGTCACTGA GGGTGGGGAGCCATATCGCCTCTACAATTTGGATGTGTTCCAGTATGAGCTGTACAATCCCATGGCCTTGTATGGGTCTGTGCCTGTGCTCCTGGCACACAACCCTCATCGCGACTTGGGCATCTTCTGGCTCAATGCTGCAGAGACCTGGGTTGATATATCTTCCAATACTGCTGGGAAG ACCCTGTTTGGGAAGATGATGGACTACCTGCAGGGCTCTGGGGAGACCCCACAGACAGATGTTCGCTGGATGTCAGAGACTGGCATCATTGATGTCTTCCTGCTGCTTGGGCCCTCCATCTCTGATGTTTTCCGGCAATATGCTAGTCTCACAG GAACCCAGGCGTTGCCCCCACTCTTCTCCCTCGGCTACCACCAGAGCCGTTGGAACTACCGGGACGAGGCTGATGTGCTGGAAGTGGATCAGGGCTTCGATGATCACAACCTGCCCTGTGATGTCATCTGGCTGGACATTGAACATGCTGATGGCAAGCGGTATTTCACCTGGGACCCCAGTCGCTTCCCTCAGCCCCGCACCATGCTTGAGCGCTTGGCTTCTAAAAGGCGGAAG CTGGTGGCCATCGTAGACCCCCACATCAAGGTGGACTCCGGCTACCGAGTTCACGAGGAGCTGCGGAACCTGGGGCTGTATGTTAAAACCCGGGATGGCTCTGACTATGAGGGCTGGTGCTGGCCAG GCTCAGCTGGTTACCCTGACTTCACTAATCCCACGATGAGGGCCTGGTGGGCTAACATGTTCAGCTATGACAATTATGAG GGCTCAGCTCCCAACCTCTTTGTCTGGAATGACATGAACGAACCATCTGTGTTCAATGGTCCTGAGGTCACCATGCTCAAGGATGCCCAGCATTATGGGGGCTGGGAGCACCGGGATGTGCATAACATCTATGGCCTTTATGTG CACATGGCGACTGCTGATGGGCTGAGACAGCGCTCTGGGGGCATGGAACGCCCCTTTGTCCTGGCCAGGGCCTTCTTCGCTGGCTCCCAGCGCTTTG GAGCCGTGTGGACAGGGGACAACACTGCCGAGTGGGACCATTTGAAGATCTCTATTCCTATGTGTCTCAGCTTGGGGCTGGTGGGACTTTCCTTCTGTGGGG CGGATGTGGGTGGCTTCTTCAAAAACCCAGAGCCAGAGCTGCTTGTGCGCTGGTACCAGATGGGTGCTTACCAGCCATTCTTCCGGGCACATGCCCACTTGGACACTGGGCGACGAGAGCCATGGCTGTTACCATCTCAGCACAATGATATAATCCGAGATGCCTTGGGCCAGCGATATTCTTTGCTGCCCTTCTGGTACACCCTCTTATATCAGGCCCATCGGGAAGGCATTCCTGTCATGAG gCCCCTGTGGGTGCAGTATCCTCAGGATGTGACTACCTTCAATATAGATGATCAGTACTTGCTTG GGGATGCGTTGCTGGTTCACCCTGTATCAGACCCTGGAGCCCATGGTGTCCAGGTCTATCTGCCTGGCCAAGGGGAG GTGTGGTATGACATTCAAAGCTACCAGAAGCATCATGGTCCCCAGACCCTATACCTGCCTGTAACTCTAAGCAGT ATTCCTGTGTTCCAGCGTGGAGGGACAGTCGTGCCTCGATGGATGCGAGTGCGGCGGTCTTCAGAATGTATGAAGGATGACCCCATCACTCTCTTTGTTGCACTTAGCCCTCAG GGTACAGCTCAAGGAGAGCTCTTTCTGGATGATGGGCACACGTTCAACTATCAGACTCGCCAAGAGTTCCTGCTGCGTCGATTCTCATTCTCTGGCAACACCCTTGTCTCCAG ctcagcagaccctgcaggacaCTTTGAGACACCAATCTGGATTGAGCGGGTGGTGATAATAGGGGCTGGAAAGCCAGCAGCTGTGGTACTCCAGACAAAAG GATCTCCAGAAAGCCGCCTGTCCTTCCAGCATGACCCTGAGACTTCTGTGTTGGTCCTGCGCAAGCCTGGCGTCAATGTGGCATCTGATTGGAGTATTCACCTGCGATAA